CTCCCCGGGTGCAGCACAGCAGGTGGTATATTCTCTGCCGGACGGTTTTCAATCCGGAGGTTCTGTCCACGAATTAAGGTCTATCCTGACCCTGCTCCTGCCCGTATCTGATTGCCCCGAAGATCAACCATTCACCGGATTATCCTCCATTAAAGGTTGTGGTCTCCATTTGTCTGGTGCTGGAAAATAACCGTTTTATGGAGATTTAATCCGGTAAATGTGCTGATTTTTATGAAATGAGGTATGTGATCCGTTCTAATTCCGGAGGGACAGCGTTCACCTTTAATATGGGGGGCAGGATGGTTCGTAGAGATTAAATAGCGATTGATTCCCGTATCTCGGCTGAAATGGGGTTGTAATTCAAAACCAGTCTTTCTGCTTCTGATATCATTGTCATCATATTTTCTGCGACCTCTTTCGTTGGGGTTATTGTTGTCCGGTTGGAGGAAAATGCGCAATATGGTTTCTATGGCATATCTGTTTCTTCCTCATCACCTTTGAACCCCCTATAGATTTTATCGATGAATTCGACACGGGTGGTGATCAGGATCTCATCTCCTTCCTCAATGGTGGGATTGTCGGTATACAGAAGAAAATCACTGTTTCTGTAGATCCCGATATAAATGCTCTTTTTGGGAAGTCTCACCTCTGTAAGGGGGGTACCAGCGAATTTCTTTCCTGCAATGACGCTGATGAACCGGACATCTCCTCGCATCATGGTCGACAATTCGATGGTATCAATGCCGCGAAGGGTGTGGAAAATACTGTTTGATGTTGTCTGGGGGGAGTTGACAACATGATGAAATCCAAGCCGTTTTGCGACGGTCATAAACTGGATGTCATCGGTGGTGATGATGATCTCCGGGACATTGAACTGTTTGGCAATCAGCCCGATGATGATGTTGTCCTGGTCATGACTGGTGCATGCGACGATGGCATCGGCATTCTCAATCTCTGCTTTTTCCAGAATGTCGGGACGGGTACCTTCCGCATTGATTATGGTGCAGTCAAGGGTTTCTGACAGCTCTTTTGCCCGGTTTGGATTACGTTCGATGAGAATGACCTCTGACCCTGTCTGGATTAGTGTCCGTGCAAGGTTGATACCCAGTGCACTTCCTTCCACAATGATGACCCGCATAATGGCTCCTCGGTTCCCTTTCTTTTCACGAATGGGTATATACATGCCGCCTGCGTCTGGTGTCACCGATAAGCAGGGAGGGTTACTCGTTACGTGATCTCGAACTCGATCGCCTCTTTTTCGAGGAAGTAGCCCAAGACGGTTCGGATGACGACGACCACCGCGAGCATGATCAGCTCCTCCTGTGACGGATTGAGGACTGTTGCGAGGATGTCTGCTGCGATGAGAAACTCCAGGCCGAAGACGATCCTGCTCGTGAGGTGCATCCGTATCTGGTTATAGGGGGTCCGGATTCGCTTCGTTTCGAGAAGGGCCACCTGCACGGCCGCC
Above is a window of Methanogenium organophilum DNA encoding:
- a CDS encoding potassium channel family protein; translated protein: MRVIIVEGSALGINLARTLIQTGSEVILIERNPNRAKELSETLDCTIINAEGTRPDILEKAEIENADAIVACTSHDQDNIIIGLIAKQFNVPEIIITTDDIQFMTVAKRLGFHHVVNSPQTTSNSIFHTLRGIDTIELSTMMRGDVRFISVIAGKKFAGTPLTEVRLPKKSIYIGIYRNSDFLLYTDNPTIEEGDEILITTRVEFIDKIYRGFKGDEEETDMP
- a CDS encoding DUF1622 domain-containing protein, which translates into the protein MNLASVDLYATFFTVLQVLTFFFEMVGAALIIYGGIRAAVQVALLETKRIRTPYNQIRMHLTSRIVFGLEFLIAADILATVLNPSQEELIMLAVVVVIRTVLGYFLEKEAIEFEIT